In Callospermophilus lateralis isolate mCalLat2 chromosome 4, mCalLat2.hap1, whole genome shotgun sequence, one genomic interval encodes:
- the Krr1 gene encoding KRR1 small subunit processome component homolog: MASSLPIGPVPAAGKSEFRNQKSKPESKDESELLTVPDGWKEPAFSKEDNPRGLLEESSFATLFPKYREAYLKECWPLVQKALNEHHVKATLDLIEGSMTVCTTKKTFDPYIIIRARDLIKLLARSVSFEQAVRILQDDIACDIIKIGSLVRNKERFVKRRQRLIGPKGSTLKALELLTNCYIMVQGNTVSAIGPFSGLKEVRKVVLDTMKNIHPIYNIKTLMIKRELAKDSELRSQSWERFLPHFKHKNVNKRKEPKKKTVKKAYTPFPPPQPESQIDKELASGEYFLKANQKKRQKMEAIKAKQAEALSKRQEERNKAFIPPKEKTVVKPKEASTETKIDVAAIKEKVKKAKNKKLGALTAEEVKLKMEADEKKKKKKKVTLKK; encoded by the exons ATGGCGTCTTCTTTGCCGATCGGTCCCGTTCCAGCAGCTGGGAAAAGTGAATTTCGCAACCAGAAGTCAAAGCCGGAGAGCAAAG ATGAATCGGAGCTCCTCACTGTTCCTGATGGTTGGAAGGAGCCAGCTTTTTCTAAAGAGGACAATCCCAGGGGACTCTTGGAAGAGAGCAGTTTTGCaactttgtttcccaaatatagaGAGGCTTACTTGAAAGAGTGTTGGCCTTTGGTGCAGAAAGCCTTGAATGAACAT CATGTTAAAGCAACCCTGGACCTGATCGAGGGCAGTATGACTGTTTGTACTACAAAGAAGACTTTTGACCCATATATCATCATTAGGGCCAGAGACCTAATAAAACTGTTGGCAAGGAGTGTTTCATTTGAACAG gcAGTACGAATTCTTCAGGATGATATCGCGTGTGATATCATTAAAATAGGTTCCTTAGTGAGAAATAAGGAAAGATTTGTAAAAAGAAGACAACGGCTTATTGGTCCAAAAGGATCTACATTAAAG GCATTGGAACTCCTAACAAACTGTTACATTATGGTTCAGGGAAATACAGTTTCAGCCATTGGACCTTTTAGTGGCTTAAAAGAG GTTCGAAAAGTAGTTCTAGATACTATGAAGAATATTCATCCCATTTATAACATTAAA ACCTTAATGATTAAACGGGAATTGGCAAAAGATTCTGAATTACGATCACAAAGTTGGGAAAGATTCTTGCCACACTTCAAACACAAAAATGTGAATAAGCGCAAGGAACCAAAGAAGAAAACTGTTAAGAAAGCATACACTCCATTTCCACCACCACAGCCAGAAAGTCAG ATTGATAAAGAATTGGCTAGTGGTGAATACTTTTTGAAAGCGAATCAAAAGAAGCGACAAAAAATGGAAGCAATCAAG GCTAAACAAGCAGAAGCTCTCAGTAAGagacaagaggaaagaaacaaagCATTTATTCCACCTAAAGAAAAAACAGTTGTGAAACCTAAGGAAG caTCTACTGAAACTAAAATTGATGTGGCTGCCATCAAGGAGAAGGTTAAGAAAGCAAAGAACAAGAAACTGGGAGCTCTTACAGCTGAAGAAGTTAAGCTTAAGATGGAAgcagatgaaaagaaaaagaagaaaaaaaaagtaacattaaAAAAGTAA